The following is a genomic window from Aricia agestis chromosome 20, ilAriAges1.1, whole genome shotgun sequence.
ggagtAAGCATCTAGTTAAAGTTTACTTAAATCTATTATTGCATTGCACGACCGGCCATATTTTACTACTTATTAACCTAGTAAATTTTCCTATGttattaactataattattttataatttatacaggttgtaacaaaactaagtgataattctttaggaTGTGTTTGTGTGCctcatatagagttcactgtgagagtagcagcgctgaattaaattttttttgtgatttgccatgcaaaagtttaaaaaaagttactctttcagcgctgctactttcacagtgaactcaatacagcCTAGACCCATACATAGcctaaaagtattatcacttagttttttacaccttgtatattttaaattatttatcaatcaatggGGTGATTCACAATGCCTTTCGACTCGTATTCGAAACTTACCACTGTTATTGGTCAACGCTAGACGCGGCACGCATTTATTGGCTGTAGCGCATGAAAGTTCTCTTTGAGACAAATCACGCATTGTGAATCAGACCCTAGAGAAAAATGTCCCTACAGTCATTATGTTTatttcataaagttattatacctagggggatagagcaacaatctcgtgctgtcaaacgtaaccgaaattggtttcatctgtgtgtaaaaatatgtgtatgtatacacttacacaagcatgattgaacgtgatttctatgagattaaattgtcaacgtgcggcacgtgccgactggacgtcaaaaaagactgctactgtcatgtatcacacgtctctttttaccacgcagtgttactgatagtgacatctcgcgtGCTCAGGcgtttgtttctctattccgctaggtatattaactttatggtttatttAAAGTTCAGTCTATCGACCTGTGAGTATTAGAATTCGTAACTCTgtccataaaaaaataacattagtgattatatcacttagttttgttacagggtgtaacaaaactaggtgataatactttagggtgtttaatgtttatgtgTTCATACTTCAAGCCCTTTTTTTAGAGTTCATAGTGATAGTAGTGCCAGTGTTGAagacaaactttttttaattttcttctaATCTTATAATAACGCTGTtatttcacattgaactctatgGAAGgggcacatacacaccctaaggtatttTCGTACTTACTTATGTTATGTTACACCATGTatacaaaaaacttaaaaaaataaatttttagatTTTCTAAAACCTATTTTTCACTCTTTGGGTGtaaataaatgatattaaaaattctcCTTTTCGTTAAatctatacataaataaaattttacactactaataacattataattgttTTGGACTAAAGCTAGGATAAGTATTTTGATTacgtcatcagtcatcaccatACCTAAATACACTTTGTGTCaaacaagtaataaaatatctatattgttatatactaagttactattatattttcatatattttttaactattctTAATAAGTAGTCGAGCTAAATTTTTGCGTTTTTCTAAAAACCTTTTCTTTATCAAATTCTTGCACCATCATGAATAAGATAATTAAGATTACAATTTTTAGTTTATTGTCACTATAGTGACTctattttacaatatatttatctATTCAATACATATTGCACTTTTATTgcacaaaaataatatctattattataatattacaactaGGTATTTACTTTTCTTTTGTCTCTAACACTTTTAACACGAGTACTAAAGTTGTCATCACTTTTCTTGTCTTTATATTTACTGTCGAAATATACAGAATGTGTCTCTACACTTTCAGCACCACTTTCACTCCTCGCTTCATTTTCAGTGTCCTCACTCTCACTGCAACTAACTACTTTTGCCACAACTATTTTCTTCTGGAAATTCTTTGGGTTCGTTTGTTTCGAACTCGTAGAATCGCTGCTAAGGTAACCCGAATCTTCAATGCTCAGCCCCTTTTTTCGTCTGAACCTATTTCTTGTGTCAATTTTTACGCCCTTTACGAATGTGTTAGTGTTTATTCTATTCGAAAACGCCATGTCGTATACCTGTTCCTTCGCACCATCGCAGTCACCTGGTTCTTCTTTCTCTATTTCGTTATCGTAACAATTGATTATGTCGTTTTCGTCATATTCAGATCGAGAGGATGGTCCTGAAATACCCTGCGACGAAGGCATAGAGTATGCTTGCAAGGAACTGTACGGAGACGTCAGCGAATTTAAATTATCTTTTGCTTCTCCGTGAGGTTTAGAGCCAGGGCTTATTTTGGTCACTCCAAAGTCACCTCTTTCAACTCTTCTAGGTGGACTGATGGGTTTTTCGTATATCGAACCTAATTCAACAGGAGGTAGCGGTGGGAGGACGTCAGGACGTGGTAAGTTCTTCATCTGTTTGATTGTGGGTGGCGTGCACTGACGTTGTCTTTTAGAGTGTCTCAGTTCTAAAGTCAATATTCTACCTTCTTCTGATGTCCAGTCGAATGTGTCTTCCCAATCGTCATCGGCTGTATTTTCTAGTGACTTAGATCCACTGTATAAAGCAGCATTATGGAAGAATTTGGAATATTTCTGGTCTATGTCAAGGCTTTTACAGGTATTTCCAGAATCGCCGTTCATATTTTTAATAGAAAATGTACCGCTACTCATCAGTTGAAAGCGTTGCTTAGGCTTGCCTTCTTCACAGCTATAGGATTCTATTTGATTGGATATATTCTGGTGAAGTAGATCTTTCTGCTTCGAATATTTCCGATCCAAAGTGTCCGGCTCAAATCCATCGGATTCGTGAATTTTGATGTAATTTTCAGGCGGGTCCTTTACTTCTATGGTTAAAGGTCCTGTCGTTTCTTCAGAGTTATTGAGTGCAACAAACTTTCTACTTCCCATAGAACATTCAGAACCACTGGGAGATGTTGGTGCGCTGCcgaagttataattattattgacgtaCACTTCGCTTACCAAATTGTAATCAGCGTTCTTCTTTATCAAACTGGATATATTGTTTGTATTCTTTTGGAATTTAGACTTTATTGCTTCTATAGATTCGTAATGATCGTGTTCTATTAGTATGTTATTGTCTGGCGATGGCGTGTTACTATTACTGCTGCAGTTCACCTTGTAAATGTCATTTCGTATCGTTAGTTCTTCTTCCAGTGGTAATGCAGTACTCAAGCTCGGGCTTGCTTGGGATGACGATAATTCGGTTACATCGCTAGCTATGCCCTTAACTTTTCTATGAGACGTTCGCTCCAAACTATCTGTTTCGTAatcattaacaatattattttccttACATAGTCTTTCATCATCAGAGCTACTCAGATTATATGATGTTTTTGTTTCTAACTCTATAGCCTCATTTACCATATCGGGCAAGgtgtttttgtttttcataaacGTTCTATTGTTTTTATATCTATTTACATCATGGATATTTCTTAGACTGCCACCTCTACAATCATGATGaataatattcttattttcATTGACGTGTGAAACTGTATGGCATCGGCTTAAGTTATTCGTTTTGTTTGTATTAAATTCTGGTGGCatattataattgcttattggTTCTGAATTAGCTGATCGAGGTCTCTTTGGCAAAACGAAATCGCTCAAAGAATTATAAGTGTCACTATTCGAGTCTTGTGCTTTATAATTGTTTACTGTTAGTGGCAGAGAAAGTAGCGATGAAGCCAATGTGCTTTGATTGGTcgtattaatattttcaaagcaCGATGGAGGTTGTTTTTCTTGGGGAATATTTTCAAGCCATTTTCGTATACTTTGCTGCAATTCACCTTTAGAGCGTCTACAGTTATTGCAAGCTACGTGATTGATAGGAGCCACATTTTGAATTTCGTTATTGTTATTGGATTGGCAGCCGGGACAACCCAAACAATTGACGGATTTCCTCCGACTGTTTTCTCGTTTGAGACTAACAATACTTCCACTACGTTGACTATCCACCCTATGGTAGTAGTCAATGCTGTTTTCGTACGACGGGTATGTTTCTTCTTCTGGTATTTCATTCAAGATCGGTTGAAAACGCTTCGCTGCCATCTTTTGTTTAGCGATTGCAATCACTTCTCTGATTTTTGACAGGAATTCTAACGCTGCAGCTGGAGGGTCCTGAAACCGttaatttttacctatttaatgctaaaatacaattaatgtacctacgcttttatcataaaatttaCTTACGGCCATTAAATGTGGTTCAAAATATGCTGGATTGAAATATAGTTTTCTTCTCGTAGTACCCACTGGTCTAGCTATTTCTCTTTCGTCTATTGTTTCCACAATAGATACGTGCTCATCGGG
Proteins encoded in this region:
- the LOC121737422 gene encoding uncharacterized protein LOC121737422, which translates into the protein MAGVALLVLLPLAAAGLADLSRRDNGDVFTLYGDKCGPSQCSEHGAGTVGPSSPDRCSCACPQRAPLFREDRELCVDDLPECSLAIFGSGGSVQRIPFVYLPLKGQIIHPSKDIVFPNVKTPICAVSGAQFLTRKGFLDLRNTLDADVPFALFRDEGRTFLQWTGEDDVRSRMSGRVMVVRLLCRDVSAMPTSPLDLRGVFTPCVAFRVQGAPPRHINNITEVQFTPNAQTSVASSSGLSVAEYVAIGISSLLLGLIYVASVFLYLHIKKRRQAVTEANNKRILKNLKGNGGSPITERDIIRITNERAILPNSMGQDDGVIKKNPLLTVGRHLYDRNVSSDLSDCDDNGERSDGQGFQNSTISAIIHQRADEGRNIDNNEYNHREEPNIERLPDEHVSIVETIDEREIARPVGTTRRKLYFNPAYFEPHLMADPPAAALEFLSKIREVIAIAKQKMAAKRFQPILNEIPEEETYPSYENSIDYYHRVDSQRSGSIVSLKRENSRRKSVNCLGCPGCQSNNNNEIQNVAPINHVACNNCRRSKGELQQSIRKWLENIPQEKQPPSCFENINTTNQSTLASSLLSLPLTVNNYKAQDSNSDTYNSLSDFVLPKRPRSANSEPISNYNMPPEFNTNKTNNLSRCHTVSHVNENKNIIHHDCRGGSLRNIHDVNRYKNNRTFMKNKNTLPDMVNEAIELETKTSYNLSSSDDERLCKENNIVNDYETDSLERTSHRKVKGIASDVTELSSSQASPSLSTALPLEEELTIRNDIYKVNCSSNSNTPSPDNNILIEHDHYESIEAIKSKFQKNTNNISSLIKKNADYNLVSEVYVNNNYNFGSAPTSPSGSECSMGSRKFVALNNSEETTGPLTIEVKDPPENYIKIHESDGFEPDTLDRKYSKQKDLLHQNISNQIESYSCEEGKPKQRFQLMSSGTFSIKNMNGDSGNTCKSLDIDQKYSKFFHNAALYSGSKSLENTADDDWEDTFDWTSEEGRILTLELRHSKRQRQCTPPTIKQMKNLPRPDVLPPLPPVELGSIYEKPISPPRRVERGDFGVTKISPGSKPHGEAKDNLNSLTSPYSSLQAYSMPSSQGISGPSSRSEYDENDIINCYDNEIEKEEPGDCDGAKEQVYDMAFSNRINTNTFVKGVKIDTRNRFRRKKGLSIEDSGYLSSDSTSSKQTNPKNFQKKIVVAKVVSCSESEDTENEARSESGAESVETHSVYFDSKYKDKKSDDNFSTRVKSVRDKRKVNT